From a region of the Mytilus galloprovincialis chromosome 3, xbMytGall1.hap1.1, whole genome shotgun sequence genome:
- the LOC143066218 gene encoding uncharacterized protein LOC143066218: protein MSSPNVTEDVFSLEKEMTPVKSRRLQKVEEIESEVDSNDSGESSEEDEELQRLKKELAKVKRKKKEQKSQEKKEKIRKEIEKEKKELKKKTEKQKENLHPEYDAGFPLTTQDLHIF, encoded by the exons ATGTCTAGCCCTAATGTTACGGAGGATGTGTTCAGTTTGGAAAAGGAGATGACTCCAGTGAAGTCAAGAAGACTACAGAAAGTGGAGGAAATTGAGTCGGAGGTCGACAGCAATGACAGTGGTGAAAGCAGCGAGGAAGATGAGGAGTTGCAGAGGTTAAAGAAGGAGTTGGCGAAAGTAAAGCGGAAAAAGAAGGAACAAAAGTCGCAGGAGAAGAAAGAAAAGATCAGGAAGGAAATAGAGAAGGAGAAAAAAGAGTTAAAGAAGAAAACGGAGAAACAAAAAG agAACTTGCATCCTGAATATGATGCTGGTTTTCCTCTAACTACTCAAGATCTACATATATTTTGA